Proteins from a single region of Acanthochromis polyacanthus isolate Apoly-LR-REF ecotype Palm Island chromosome 11, KAUST_Apoly_ChrSc, whole genome shotgun sequence:
- the LOC127536069 gene encoding mucin-13-like, giving the protein MKMTEMFEVLLTFLMLLSCTQGQTSGTNATGTSNGTDSTSSTPMTMPTSVQTSVPSGSPPTSHAPPASSTLPAATTSSQGPVNSSGTTESRGEPASTTLPATTTSSQGPVNSSGTTESRGEPASSTLLATTTSSQGPVNSSGTTESRGEPASTTQSSTASTGGSSASTISATTLHGGSEALFGGCSQLMVASVSVLIYWTQG; this is encoded by the exons ATGAAGATGACCGAGATGTTCGAGGTCCTTCTGACCTTTCTGATGCTCCTGAGCTGCACCCAG GGGCAAACAAGCGGAACAAATGCAACAGGGACCAGTAACGGCACTGATTCGACAAGTTCGACTCCAATGACCATGCCGACATCCGTCCAAACCTCCGTCCCCTCCGGCAGCCCACCGACCTCACATGCACCTCCGGCCTCCTCCACGCTCCCAGCTGCCACCACCTCATCCCAGGGACCTGTAAACTCCTCTGGGACTACTGAAAGCCGTGGAGAACCAGCCTCCACCACTCTCCCAGCTACCACCACCTCATCCCAGGGACCTGTAAACTCCTCTGGGACTACTGAAAGCCGTGGAGAACCAGCCTCCTCCACCCTCCTAGCTACCACCACCTCATCCCAGGGACCTGTAAACTCCTCTGGGACTACTGAAAGCCGTGGAGAACCAGCCTCCACCACTCAGTCGTCCACAGCCTCCACCGGAGGCAGCAGTGCTTCGACGATCTCAGCTACGACGTTACATGGAGGATCTGAAGCTCTGTTTGGAGGCTGCAGTCAGCTGATGGTGGCCTCCGTCTCTGTCCTCATCTACTGGACCCAAGGCTGA